A region of Carassius auratus strain Wakin unplaced genomic scaffold, ASM336829v1 scaf_tig00014648, whole genome shotgun sequence DNA encodes the following proteins:
- the LOC113074445 gene encoding ribonuclease inhibitor-like: MNNNNLQDYGVKLLCTGLENINCKLEILSLKNNCITKGGCHVLAATLHSNPSNLTELDLSENKLGDSGVTEICSLLRNSQTLQILRSEFG; encoded by the exons atgaacaataataatctgcaggattatGGAGTGAAGCTACTCTGCACTGGCCTGGAGAATATAAACTGCAAATTAGAGATACTGAG TCTGAAGAACAACTGTATCACAAAAGGAGGTTGTCATGTTCTGGCAGCAACTCTACattcaaacccttcaaatctgacagagctggatctgagtgagaataaactaggagactctggagtgacagaAATCTGCAGTCTGTtgagaaattcacagacactacagATACTCAGGTCTGAATTCGGTTAA